The Stigmatella aurantiaca DW4/3-1 genome contains the following window.
CTGCGGCGGCCGGATGCCTCGGGCGGGCCCCTGTCCGCCACGGACAAGGCCGTGCTGCTCGGGTGCGTGCTGGCCGCGGAGCTGCCGGACCTGGACAACCTGCTGCCCTCCGAGAACTCCGTCGTCCATGCGCTCCAGGCCCACCGGGGGCTCTCGCACGCCCTGGTGTTCACCCCCGTCATCGCCGCGGCCGCCACCCTGGTGGCCAAGGCCGTCTTCCGCCCGGCCCGCCCAGGCCCCGTGTTCCTCTTCAGCCTGCTCTCGGTGGCGTTCGCGCACCTGCTGACCGACCTGTGGACAGGCTGGGGCACGCGCGTGCTGCTCCCCTTCTCCGCGCAGCGCTGGACGCTCGACTGGACGATGGTGGTGGACCCCTGGGTCACCCTCCCGCTGCTCGCGGGGGCGCTCTGGGCGTGGCGCCGGCGGGCGCAGTGGCGGCGGGCCTTGCTCCTGGGGATGGTGGGCGCGGTGGCCTACCTGGGCGTGCGCGTCTCGCTGCAAACCGCCCTGGGCCACCGGGTGCGCGGCGCCTGGCCCACCGCGGAGCGGGTGCAGGTCTTCCCCGCCTGGCTGTCGCTCACCACCTGGCGCTATGTGGTGGTGCTCCCCCAGGAGTACGTCACCGGCACCGTGGCCCTGGGCGACGCCCCGCACGAGCAACGCCGGTGGCCCCGGCCCGGACCCGAAGCGGTACCAACCTCCGCCCGGAACCTCCCCACCGTGCGCGAAGCGTTGGCCTGGGCACGCTTTCCCCTGGTCTCCACCGTGCCCCTGCCCGAAGGGGGCACCGAGCTGCGCATTGGAGATCTGCGCTACCACCTCGGGGGCGAGCCCACGCTTCAGTTCATTCTGGAACTGAGCGCCCAGGGCGAGCTGCGCGCCGCCCGGCTGGATCGGGGCGGTAGCGCCGCCGCGCTCCTGCGCCGCTGGCGGTCCCCTGAGCCGGCCCCTGGCGCACCCACTCCAGAGGGGTGAGTTCTCCTGGGAGGCGCTGCTCCTCCCACAGAGTGGAAAAGCTGTTCCCACCCGGTGTCCACCCGTCCCCAGTCCACGGCCCCTGGGGCGGGAGATTCCCAGGCATGGCGCTTGCTCACCGAAGCAGTCACATCATTTCACAAGGGGAGCGCAAGCATGGGGCGTCGGGCGTGGATGGGAGTGATTGGGGTGTGTGCGTTGCTGACGGGGTGCCAGGGACGCGATCGCACGGAGCCAGCAGCCCCTGCTGCGTCCGCACGGACTCCCGCCCCGGCGCGGCCGACGGCCCCCCCCGCGCCCTCGCAGGAGGGAATCTCCGAGGAAGCCCCGGCCAGACAGCAAGCCGCCGCGCCCCCCCAAACGGCAGCGCCCCAGCGCCCGGCCTCGACGATCGGCCGCACGACGCTGCCGGGCGCGGCTCCGGGGCCGGTGACTTCGACGGCGCCCCAAGCGGCCACTGCCCCAGGAGCCCAGGCAACAGCCCCCGCGGCGAACGAGGGCCGGGTGATGATCGGCATGGAGGCCATCCAGGCGAGCGAGGATGAGGACTGGTACAAGGGCGCGGCCCGCGCGGCGAAAGCCTTCCAGGAGAACAACAACCAACCCCTGGAGCAGGTCGTCATCGCCACGGGCAGCGTGGATGGGAAGATCAGCCGCGTGAGCCAGGGCGCCGTGCACGTGCGCGACACCGAGGGCAACGTGTACCAACTGCGCATCGACAAGAAGAGCCGGGGCCTGCGCCAAGGCCAGCGGGTGCCCCTGAAGGAGCTGGATGAGGGCACGCCGGTGCGCGCCTCGTTCGATCTCGTCGGGGGCGGCAGCATCGCCCGCGACATCGAGGTCCGCCGCTGAGTCACAGGCGCCCGGCAGCCTCACGCTCCCGGGCGCCTCGCATGGCCACAGGCCCACACCCACCGAGGGCCTGTGCGGGCCGGTCACATGAGTGAGCCGAGCACCTTGTCGAGCGCCACGTAGCTCTGGCTGAGGCCCTGCTCCATGCCCGAGTGGAGCATGCCATCGCGATCCTCGGTGGTGTGGAACAGCGACACCGAGACGAGCTTCGTCCGGCCATCACCAAGATCCTCCAGCGTCATCGTGTCGACGGCCACGTGGCCGGGCATCCCGTCCCACTCGAACGTCTGGACGACGCGCTCGGGCGCGACCACCTCGCGAAACCGTCCCTCGAAGCCGTGCACGCCGCCATCGGCGGAATGCTCCACGAACCGCCAGTGGCCGCCGCGCTCGGGCTCGAAGCGCTCGATGACGAGCTTGTTGCCGCGCCCCCACCACTGCGCGACCAGCTTGGGGTCCGTCAGCGCCTTCCACACACGCTCGCGGGGCGCATTGAAGATGCGCTCGACGCGGATCTCCCGGTCAGAGGGGGTGGT
Protein-coding sequences here:
- a CDS encoding SRPBCC family protein; protein product: MSTSKPLQVTTPSDREIRVERIFNAPRERVWKALTDPKLVAQWWGRGNKLVIERFEPERGGHWRFVEHSADGGVHGFEGRFREVVAPERVVQTFEWDGMPGHVAVDTMTLEDLGDGRTKLVSVSLFHTTEDRDGMLHSGMEQGLSQSYVALDKVLGSLM
- a CDS encoding metal-dependent hydrolase, whose product is MDNLTHGLLGLALGALRRPDASGGPLSATDKAVLLGCVLAAELPDLDNLLPSENSVVHALQAHRGLSHALVFTPVIAAAATLVAKAVFRPARPGPVFLFSLLSVAFAHLLTDLWTGWGTRVLLPFSAQRWTLDWTMVVDPWVTLPLLAGALWAWRRRAQWRRALLLGMVGAVAYLGVRVSLQTALGHRVRGAWPTAERVQVFPAWLSLTTWRYVVVLPQEYVTGTVALGDAPHEQRRWPRPGPEAVPTSARNLPTVREALAWARFPLVSTVPLPEGGTELRIGDLRYHLGGEPTLQFILELSAQGELRAARLDRGGSAAALLRRWRSPEPAPGAPTPEG